From Paenibacillus graminis, a single genomic window includes:
- a CDS encoding SDR family NAD(P)-dependent oxidoreductase, translating to MESTRNRIFNLEGNTAVVTGGAGYLGKAISEGLAEAGANVYIVSPNEMKCIGLAEKIAKKTAAECFGKYIDIRKEASIKKCFQEIFEAAGSIDILVNNAAFSSPGKLVTMSEEDWLRGMDGTINGTFRCTQAVLPYMMDQKKGSIINMSSMYGIVSPNPEVYGDSGMDNPANYGAGKAAINQFTRYIACHYGKHGIRANTVSPGPFPNQSVQANTNFIKHLEEKNPLGRIGKPEDLKGIMVFLASAASAYITGENISVDGGWTAW from the coding sequence ATGGAGTCTACAAGAAATAGAATTTTTAATTTAGAAGGTAACACAGCAGTAGTGACAGGTGGTGCGGGTTATTTAGGAAAGGCAATATCAGAAGGTCTTGCTGAGGCTGGTGCTAATGTTTACATTGTAAGTCCAAATGAAATGAAATGTATCGGTTTAGCGGAAAAGATTGCCAAAAAAACTGCAGCAGAATGCTTTGGTAAATATATCGATATCCGAAAAGAAGCCTCCATCAAAAAGTGTTTTCAAGAAATTTTTGAAGCCGCCGGGAGTATTGATATTTTAGTGAATAATGCTGCATTTAGCTCACCGGGAAAATTAGTCACCATGAGTGAAGAGGATTGGTTAAGGGGCATGGATGGAACGATTAATGGAACTTTTAGATGTACCCAAGCTGTATTACCCTACATGATGGATCAGAAAAAGGGTTCAATCATCAATATGTCTTCTATGTATGGCATAGTTTCTCCAAACCCTGAGGTCTATGGCGATAGCGGAATGGATAACCCGGCTAATTACGGAGCAGGCAAAGCAGCCATTAATCAATTTACCCGCTATATCGCTTGCCACTACGGTAAACATGGGATCCGGGCAAATACAGTATCACCCGGCCCCTTTCCAAATCAATCGGTTCAAGCGAATACAAATTTTATTAAACACCTTGAAGAGAAAAACCCTTTAGGCAGGATCGGTAAACCTGAAGACCTAAAAGGAATTATGGTTTTTCTTGCATCCGCTGCTTCTGCTTATATCACAGGTGAGAATATTTCTGTCGATGGCGGCTGGACAGCATGGTAA
- a CDS encoding sigma-70 family RNA polymerase sigma factor, producing the protein MNKDDEVNRRFIKYMANLIHYNSINYDKKRRMRDSRFPLTLDNDENLESVLLTVHDSESVPPNLKDHITDHSLYRACESLPEQQQQILSLAYVQGLNDKEIARILGVSQQNVSKHRLKALTKLRSLITEGG; encoded by the coding sequence TTGAATAAGGATGATGAGGTAAATCGTCGTTTTATCAAGTATATGGCCAATCTTATTCACTATAACTCTATCAATTATGACAAAAAGAGACGAATGAGGGACAGCCGATTCCCGCTGACTTTAGACAACGATGAAAACCTAGAATCTGTCTTACTTACTGTTCATGATTCAGAATCTGTGCCACCAAATTTAAAAGATCACATTACGGATCATTCACTTTATCGAGCTTGTGAATCCCTTCCAGAACAACAACAACAGATACTATCACTAGCTTATGTTCAAGGGCTCAATGACAAGGAAATAGCCAGAATATTGGGAGTATCCCAACAAAATGTCTCGAAACACCGCTTAAAAGCTCTAACTAAATTGCGCAGCTTAATAACGGAAGGGGGATGA
- the pseC gene encoding UDP-4-amino-4,6-dideoxy-N-acetyl-beta-L-altrosamine transaminase: MSKSKLAIHGGAPVRAHYLPYGKQVIDEMDIQSVVEVLQSDFITSGPAIEQFEADIARFTGAKYAVAFSSGTAALHGACHAAGIGEGDEVITTPMTFAASANCVLYQGGKPVFVDIDPLTYNLDPKLVKENITEKTKAIIPVHFTGQPAQLDEIITIARENNLVVIEDAAHALGAKYKNKRIGSISDMTMFSFHPVKHITTGEGGMITTNKEELYKKLLQFRTHGITREQKLLRENHGPWYYEMQFLGFNYRITDIQASLGISQLKKIGSFIEKRKQLAELYTKELGSIEEIILPHQLSDVDSSWHLYILKLQLSQLTAGRKEIFQALQKENIGVNVHYIPVYFHPYYESLGFQKGICPIAESCYKEFITLPLYAGMDHRDVMDVVEAVKKVITYYSNK; encoded by the coding sequence ATGAGCAAAAGTAAATTAGCAATCCATGGCGGAGCTCCCGTACGTGCCCACTATCTGCCTTATGGAAAACAAGTCATCGATGAGATGGATATCCAATCGGTGGTTGAGGTATTGCAAAGTGATTTCATAACAAGCGGTCCTGCCATTGAGCAATTTGAAGCTGACATTGCAAGGTTCACAGGAGCGAAGTATGCTGTGGCATTTTCAAGCGGAACAGCAGCGTTGCATGGTGCCTGTCATGCTGCCGGGATTGGCGAGGGTGATGAGGTCATTACAACACCAATGACCTTTGCCGCTTCAGCTAACTGTGTATTATACCAAGGAGGAAAACCGGTATTCGTCGATATCGACCCGCTAACGTATAACCTGGACCCCAAATTGGTAAAGGAAAACATTACAGAAAAAACAAAAGCAATCATTCCAGTTCATTTTACAGGCCAGCCCGCCCAGCTTGATGAAATCATAACAATTGCCCGGGAAAACAACTTAGTTGTGATCGAAGATGCCGCACATGCGCTGGGTGCAAAATATAAGAATAAAAGGATTGGCTCAATTAGTGATATGACGATGTTTAGCTTTCATCCAGTGAAACATATAACAACTGGTGAGGGTGGAATGATTACAACGAATAAAGAAGAATTGTATAAGAAATTACTGCAATTCCGGACACATGGAATTACAAGGGAGCAAAAACTATTAAGGGAAAACCATGGACCCTGGTATTATGAAATGCAGTTTCTCGGGTTCAACTACAGAATAACGGATATTCAGGCATCACTAGGCATATCACAGTTGAAGAAAATCGGGAGTTTTATAGAGAAGCGCAAGCAACTTGCAGAACTCTATACCAAGGAACTGGGCTCGATAGAAGAAATCATCCTCCCGCATCAGCTTTCCGATGTTGATTCGAGCTGGCATCTCTATATTCTAAAACTCCAGCTCTCACAACTGACTGCCGGCAGGAAAGAGATATTTCAAGCACTGCAAAAAGAAAATATCGGTGTAAATGTCCATTATATCCCCGTTTATTTTCACCCCTATTACGAAAGCTTAGGCTTTCAAAAGGGAATTTGTCCGATCGCTGAAAGCTGTTATAAAGAATTCATTACACTCCCTTTATATGCAGGAATGGATCATCGCGATGTGATGGATGTTGTGGAGGCTGTGAAGAAGGTTATAACCTACTATTCCAATAAATAA
- a CDS encoding NAD-dependent epimerase/dehydratase family protein, giving the protein MNILVTGGTGFIGRWVVGRLLRDGHKVWVIDNLANSSLENVNEFLDNKNLQMVKIMDLKDREPLHELFRETTFELCYHLAASINVQDSIDDPETTFNNDTVATFYLLEECRRQQVKIVFMSTCMVYARASDEHGIDEQSPIKPASPYAGAKIAAENMVLSYFFAYGLPAVVVRPFNTYGPFQRTGGEGGVVAIFIHNKLKGEPLNIYGEGTQSRDLLYVADCADFVVEAGYSDQLNGEIVNAGTGRDISINQLAELISKGQVPIHHIPHIHPQSEIQKLLCNFQKAEKTLSWTPKVTIEEGIKQTEKWIQSTFHRKEPFKS; this is encoded by the coding sequence ATGAATATATTAGTCACCGGTGGCACCGGTTTTATTGGCAGATGGGTCGTTGGACGTTTGTTAAGGGATGGACACAAGGTATGGGTAATAGATAACTTAGCAAATTCCTCACTTGAGAATGTGAACGAGTTTCTTGACAATAAAAACCTGCAAATGGTCAAAATCATGGATCTTAAAGACCGGGAACCCTTACACGAGCTTTTTCGGGAGACCACATTTGAGCTTTGTTACCATCTTGCAGCAAGCATCAATGTTCAAGACAGCATTGATGATCCTGAAACTACTTTTAACAACGACACTGTTGCTACTTTTTATTTACTGGAAGAGTGCAGACGGCAGCAAGTGAAAATTGTCTTTATGAGTACATGCATGGTTTACGCCAGAGCAAGTGATGAGCATGGAATTGACGAGCAATCGCCGATCAAACCAGCTTCTCCATATGCCGGAGCAAAAATTGCTGCTGAAAATATGGTGTTATCCTATTTCTTCGCATACGGTTTACCGGCAGTTGTCGTAAGACCGTTTAATACGTATGGTCCTTTCCAGAGAACCGGCGGTGAAGGCGGAGTCGTGGCCATCTTTATTCATAATAAGTTAAAAGGCGAACCACTGAATATCTATGGAGAGGGTACACAATCACGAGATTTGCTGTATGTAGCAGATTGTGCTGATTTTGTGGTTGAAGCTGGTTACAGCGATCAGTTAAATGGAGAAATTGTTAATGCAGGTACAGGGAGAGATATTTCAATCAATCAGTTAGCAGAGCTTATTTCAAAAGGGCAAGTGCCTATTCACCATATTCCCCATATTCATCCTCAAAGTGAGATTCAAAAGCTGTTATGTAATTTTCAAAAAGCTGAAAAAACGCTGTCTTGGACACCAAAGGTAACGATTGAAGAGGGAATAAAACAGACGGAAAAATGGATACAATCAACCTTTCATAGAAAGGAGCCTTTCAAATCATGA
- a CDS encoding lysozyme → MNLGTGGSTLIKKHEGFSLKFYGDPAGYPTVGWGHLITRTKTYTKNTSGNPKTSLLTQAEANALSSSLNLGYTSPISQSKAKTFFAEDTAEAVTAVNRLSLPSGMSLSQSQFDALVSLTFNAGPRVLATNDVTALLNYKQIYPTFSGPLSANELDTCSRLVSKAFSYEIKLQRRRNEEATLFCKGRKYTHKYPVYTL, encoded by the coding sequence ATGAATCTAGGAACCGGTGGATCAACCCTTATCAAAAAGCATGAGGGATTTTCCTTGAAATTTTATGGAGATCCTGCTGGGTATCCAACAGTTGGATGGGGGCATCTGATAACAAGGACTAAAACATATACTAAAAATACATCAGGTAATCCAAAAACGTCTCTTCTAACCCAAGCAGAAGCTAATGCTCTATCAAGCTCTTTAAATCTAGGTTATACTTCACCAATTTCTCAGTCTAAGGCAAAAACTTTTTTTGCTGAGGATACTGCAGAGGCTGTAACGGCAGTAAATAGATTGTCACTTCCTTCAGGTATGTCTTTGTCACAATCCCAGTTTGATGCCCTTGTTTCGCTCACTTTTAATGCAGGCCCTAGGGTGCTAGCAACCAACGATGTAACAGCTCTGCTTAATTATAAGCAAATATATCCAACTTTTAGTGGTCCACTTTCAGCAAATGAACTTGATACTTGTTCAAGATTGGTCAGCAAGGCATTTTCATATGAAATAAAGCTACAAAGACGAAGAAATGAAGAAGCAACTTTATTCTGTAAAGGCAGAAAGTATACTCACAAATATCCAGTATATACACTATAG
- a CDS encoding N-acetylneuraminate synthase family protein: protein MATAKVLAEIANAHWGDPARLAELIIAAADSGADGVKFQWFKYDSIATPDFIHYQTYIDLSIDNKIWADSLTLAKGLGLEVWVDIYDEWGAQLLAELEGSVDGLKLASTVLQSDTLIQALKKFEKPLLIGVGGWYEEEIDKQLSYIKNNFKGPIILMHGYQGYPTRTEDSNLSRLAYFKQRYQLEVGFADHEDAGNEMAIDLPVYAYLLGAGIIEKHITIDRSSKGIDYYSALEPHEFKVMVEKLRRAEVVWGSLDIKESERKYLEDSSLKIVSRKGISPGEIITDEKIRYKRSSVPNAFRAQNTSERFPLISKSVIPADTPITPDMVNKPKVCIVVICRLKSTRLRRKALLPLNGVPSIERCLMNCLAVPNCDQVVLATSDLPEDQPLTNFTLDHKVKIVTGDPTNVPKRILKSAEETNADIVVRVTGDDPFISPEMLSYLIDHHIKSGADFSHAKESTMGTVGDVITVEALRRLLQLLQHSEDLTYTEYLSFYFMNNPTLFNVNSIDIPDQWIFPDWRLTLDEAEDLKLFEKIFNELDVGKRPLYFEELKSFLLNNPKLMEMNRGIKVKWLEDTSLINELNKATKFI, encoded by the coding sequence GTGGCAACAGCGAAAGTCCTTGCCGAGATTGCTAATGCCCACTGGGGTGACCCTGCCAGGCTGGCAGAATTGATCATTGCTGCCGCAGATAGTGGCGCAGATGGCGTGAAATTTCAGTGGTTTAAATACGACAGTATAGCTACACCGGACTTTATTCACTATCAAACTTATATTGATTTATCCATCGACAACAAAATATGGGCCGATTCATTAACCCTCGCGAAAGGTTTGGGATTAGAAGTTTGGGTGGACATATACGATGAATGGGGAGCCCAGTTATTAGCTGAGCTTGAAGGTTCAGTTGATGGTCTGAAATTAGCATCAACAGTATTACAGTCCGATACGTTGATTCAAGCTCTAAAGAAGTTTGAAAAACCATTATTAATTGGTGTGGGAGGTTGGTATGAAGAAGAAATTGATAAACAGCTATCCTACATTAAAAATAACTTTAAGGGTCCAATCATTTTAATGCATGGTTATCAAGGATACCCTACGCGAACAGAGGATTCCAATCTGAGTCGTCTCGCTTACTTCAAACAAAGATATCAATTGGAAGTTGGCTTTGCTGATCACGAAGATGCCGGCAATGAAATGGCAATAGACTTGCCTGTCTATGCTTATTTATTGGGGGCAGGAATCATTGAGAAGCATATTACCATTGACCGTTCGAGTAAAGGGATTGATTATTATTCAGCACTGGAACCGCACGAATTTAAAGTAATGGTTGAAAAGCTGCGCAGGGCAGAGGTTGTATGGGGTAGCCTGGACATAAAAGAATCAGAAAGAAAGTATCTTGAGGATTCATCTTTAAAAATAGTTTCGAGAAAAGGGATTAGCCCGGGTGAGATTATAACAGACGAAAAAATAAGATATAAACGGTCTTCCGTACCCAATGCATTTAGGGCACAAAACACTTCCGAACGATTTCCGCTTATCTCAAAATCAGTTATTCCCGCCGATACCCCGATCACCCCGGACATGGTTAATAAACCCAAGGTTTGCATTGTAGTGATTTGCAGATTGAAATCAACAAGACTTCGGCGGAAGGCCTTGCTTCCTCTAAATGGTGTCCCTTCCATTGAAAGATGTCTAATGAATTGTTTGGCAGTCCCGAATTGTGATCAGGTTGTCCTGGCAACCTCTGATCTTCCAGAGGATCAACCCCTTACCAACTTCACTTTGGATCATAAGGTGAAAATTGTAACTGGAGATCCAACAAATGTTCCTAAAAGAATACTCAAATCTGCTGAAGAAACCAATGCAGATATTGTTGTTCGTGTCACTGGTGACGATCCTTTTATTTCACCGGAAATGCTCAGTTATTTGATAGATCATCATATAAAAAGCGGAGCCGATTTTTCCCATGCAAAGGAATCTACAATGGGGACTGTTGGTGATGTGATTACAGTTGAAGCGCTTAGAAGATTATTGCAATTATTACAGCATTCAGAAGACCTCACTTATACAGAATATCTGTCTTTTTATTTTATGAATAATCCAACCCTGTTCAATGTAAACTCTATCGATATTCCAGATCAATGGATTTTTCCGGATTGGCGATTAACCCTGGATGAAGCTGAGGATTTGAAATTATTCGAGAAAATATTTAATGAGTTAGATGTTGGAAAAAGGCCGCTTTACTTTGAAGAATTAAAGTCCTTTTTGTTGAATAACCCGAAGCTGATGGAAATGAATAGGGGAATCAAAGTGAAATGGTTGGAGGATACGTCACTAATTAACGAGTTGAATAAAGCGACAAAGTTTATTTAA
- the pseI gene encoding pseudaminic acid synthase has product MKEITIGNRRIGNGNPPFIIAEMSGNHNQSLDRALGIVKAAAKAGAHAFKIQTYTPETMTLNIQDGDFMIESNGLWKGKSLFELYKEAYTPWEWHQPIFDYCKKLGMIPFSTPFDETSLEFLETLDVACYKIASFENNDIPLLKKVASKRKPMIISTGMASLGEIENLVKTIKDAGCDDFILLKCTSSYPASPENTNLNTIPYLRDVFHCQVGLSDHTLGVGAAVASVALGSTVIEKHFTLNRDEGGVDSAFSLEPEEFAALVRETDTAWKALGGVSIGPTKEEEHSLQFRRSIYISRDVKAGEVLTMENISVIRPGFGLDPKYYDLLLGKQIKRDLKIGTPLSWEQLL; this is encoded by the coding sequence ATGAAGGAAATAACGATCGGTAACAGACGTATAGGCAACGGCAATCCTCCCTTTATCATAGCGGAAATGTCAGGGAATCATAACCAGTCCCTCGACCGGGCGCTGGGTATTGTTAAGGCAGCGGCAAAAGCAGGAGCACATGCGTTCAAAATTCAAACGTATACTCCTGAGACGATGACCCTTAATATTCAAGACGGGGATTTTATGATTGAATCCAATGGACTTTGGAAAGGGAAGTCTCTATTTGAGCTCTATAAAGAGGCGTATACCCCATGGGAATGGCATCAGCCAATTTTTGATTACTGCAAGAAATTAGGGATGATTCCTTTTAGTACACCGTTTGATGAAACTTCGCTTGAATTTTTAGAAACCCTTGATGTTGCATGCTACAAAATTGCCTCCTTCGAAAATAATGATATCCCTTTATTAAAAAAAGTTGCATCCAAGAGAAAGCCGATGATTATTTCTACAGGGATGGCTTCCCTGGGTGAAATTGAAAATTTAGTAAAAACTATTAAGGATGCAGGCTGCGATGATTTCATTTTATTAAAATGCACAAGCAGTTATCCGGCTTCACCCGAAAACACGAATCTGAATACAATCCCTTACTTAAGAGATGTATTTCATTGTCAGGTTGGTCTATCGGACCATACATTGGGAGTTGGGGCAGCCGTTGCAAGTGTAGCACTTGGCAGCACAGTCATTGAAAAGCACTTTACACTTAACCGTGATGAAGGTGGCGTTGATTCTGCTTTTTCCCTGGAGCCTGAAGAATTTGCTGCACTTGTGAGAGAAACGGATACAGCCTGGAAAGCACTAGGCGGGGTTTCAATCGGTCCCACAAAGGAAGAAGAACATTCACTTCAATTCAGACGATCAATTTATATTTCCAGGGATGTAAAGGCTGGCGAAGTGTTGACGATGGAAAATATAAGCGTGATCCGTCCTGGATTTGGTTTAGATCCAAAATACTATGATCTGCTCTTAGGAAAGCAAATTAAAAGAGATCTAAAAATTGGAACTCCATTAAGCTGGGAGCAGTTATTGTAA
- a CDS encoding aldo/keto reductase has translation MRNGSKLMLGTAQLGTKYGISNVAGMPSRQKSCELIKYAVTSGIGYLDTAPGYGESEKMIGDCLNNLNLNSKPVIVTKLPSVRTLGFRTEEERKNFVYSSLVSSLENLKLSALDRCLLHDPMDMTYQNGEIINILSDLKQIRIIHKIGVSVYDPQDIEMYLNLGCFDSIQVPINLFDQRLIRNGMLEKLSEKGIEVFARSIYLQGLLLMAPEHLPDKLKQAKKPLERLLQYCGETGISIKELSFLFVRDLPGVSKIIIGCETIDQLKENLTMMELPPLKKEVIKEIHQLFIDIPSKIIDPRMWN, from the coding sequence ATGAGAAATGGTTCTAAACTTATGTTGGGTACGGCTCAATTAGGCACAAAATATGGGATTTCTAATGTGGCAGGTATGCCGTCCAGACAAAAAAGCTGTGAATTAATCAAATATGCCGTTACCTCAGGTATTGGTTATTTGGACACAGCGCCGGGATATGGCGAAAGTGAGAAAATGATTGGGGATTGTTTGAATAACTTAAATTTGAATAGCAAGCCGGTTATTGTGACGAAGCTCCCCTCTGTACGGACATTAGGTTTCAGAACTGAAGAAGAACGAAAAAACTTTGTGTATTCTTCCCTTGTTTCTTCGCTGGAAAATTTAAAACTTTCTGCTTTAGATAGGTGTCTTTTGCATGATCCTATGGATATGACCTACCAAAATGGCGAGATAATTAACATTCTTAGTGATCTGAAGCAAATACGGATTATCCATAAAATTGGTGTTTCCGTATATGATCCACAAGATATTGAGATGTATTTAAACTTAGGTTGTTTTGACAGTATTCAGGTACCCATTAATTTATTTGACCAAAGATTGATACGAAATGGAATGCTTGAAAAACTATCAGAAAAAGGAATAGAAGTATTTGCACGAAGTATCTATCTTCAAGGATTATTATTGATGGCTCCAGAGCATCTTCCCGATAAGCTGAAACAAGCCAAAAAACCATTGGAACGATTATTACAATATTGCGGAGAAACAGGGATATCCATAAAGGAGCTTTCCTTTCTGTTTGTAAGAGATCTTCCAGGTGTATCAAAAATCATCATTGGGTGTGAGACGATAGATCAATTAAAGGAAAACCTCACGATGATGGAATTACCTCCTTTAAAAAAAGAGGTGATTAAAGAGATCCATCAATTATTTATAGATATTCCCTCAAAGATTATTGATCCTAGGATGTGGAACTAA
- a CDS encoding YvrJ family protein — MMTEGDIATFIANLGFPIAITLYLLIRFEKKISDLSDAINGLKNEIQKNVKR, encoded by the coding sequence ATGATGACGGAGGGTGACATTGCTACTTTTATTGCTAATTTAGGCTTCCCGATTGCAATTACTTTGTATCTACTTATTCGTTTTGAAAAAAAAATATCGGATCTAAGCGATGCCATTAATGGCTTGAAGAATGAAATACAAAAAAATGTAAAGCGGTGA
- the pseG gene encoding UDP-2,4-diacetamido-2,4,6-trideoxy-beta-L-altropyranose hydrolase — MNIIFRVDSSYEMGTGHVMRCLTLADELTKERAKVSFICRDLPGNLTNYITDRGYPVFLLPFHIKGDSSWLQVDFQTDAMETAQILMESPPVDCLIIDHYGIDQRWEKLIEKNVTKIVVIDDLADRPHQCSILLDPNCSYTEDRYQDLVPKGCVKLVGTRYAILRPEFRTVKKQLADRDGRINRILVFFGGTDPTNETLKTLQALSDFHFSSLHIDVVVGEMNKNKDVIQQICNHMPNVIFHCQIDYMAELMRKADFSIGAGGSSTWERCYLGLPSLSIITADNQREITKLVHDQGAACCLGVSADVTTKRIEDGINSMLANPSLVKKMSLKALQLMGEDKFNDVIAMIMGGDNGRH; from the coding sequence ATGAATATAATCTTTCGAGTGGATTCTTCCTATGAAATGGGTACGGGTCACGTCATGCGTTGTCTAACACTTGCCGATGAACTTACAAAAGAAAGAGCAAAAGTCTCGTTCATTTGCCGTGATTTGCCTGGAAATCTGACAAACTATATTACGGACAGAGGTTATCCTGTATTTTTGCTGCCTTTCCACATCAAAGGGGATTCCTCCTGGTTACAAGTGGACTTCCAAACAGATGCGATGGAAACCGCACAAATCCTTATGGAATCCCCGCCTGTTGATTGTTTGATCATTGACCATTATGGGATTGATCAAAGATGGGAGAAATTAATAGAAAAGAATGTGACGAAGATTGTGGTGATTGATGACTTAGCCGACCGGCCGCATCAATGCAGCATTTTACTAGATCCAAATTGTTCGTATACTGAGGACCGTTACCAGGATTTAGTCCCCAAAGGTTGCGTGAAATTAGTAGGGACCCGTTATGCAATACTTCGGCCTGAATTTCGGACAGTTAAGAAGCAGTTAGCGGATCGTGATGGAAGGATCAACAGAATTCTTGTGTTTTTTGGCGGCACAGACCCTACCAATGAAACCTTAAAAACATTACAGGCATTAAGTGATTTCCATTTCTCCAGTTTACACATCGATGTCGTTGTAGGTGAAATGAATAAAAACAAGGATGTCATTCAACAAATATGCAATCATATGCCAAATGTAATTTTTCATTGTCAGATTGATTATATGGCCGAATTAATGAGAAAGGCCGACTTTTCAATCGGAGCAGGCGGAAGTTCCACATGGGAGCGGTGTTATTTAGGATTACCTTCACTTTCAATTATAACTGCAGATAATCAAAGGGAAATAACTAAGCTGGTGCATGATCAAGGGGCTGCTTGCTGCTTAGGGGTTAGTGCTGATGTAACAACGAAAAGGATTGAGGACGGAATAAACTCCATGCTTGCCAACCCGTCACTGGTGAAAAAGATGTCCCTCAAAGCCCTTCAGCTGATGGGAGAGGATAAATTTAATGACGTTATAGCAATGATCATGGGAGGGGACAATGGCAGACATTAA
- the pseH gene encoding UDP-4-amino-4,6-dideoxy-N-acetyl-beta-L-altrosamine N-acetyltransferase → MADINDYKLENLGQKDLKLVWEWRNADYIRPFMMNDDFIPLEDHFRWFETVEKDANKLVKLCLYKETPIGVVNFSQIDPKNKTCEWGFYIGDKTCPRWSGKVMGILALDLIFKERHMRKCCAQILDFNSKSLAYHTKLGFAEEGRLIKQILQNNKYADVVFMGIFKEQWEKQSEFLKEEVVKANEGNNDR, encoded by the coding sequence ATGGCAGACATTAACGATTATAAACTGGAGAATTTAGGTCAAAAAGATCTAAAACTTGTATGGGAATGGCGTAATGCAGACTATATCCGTCCATTTATGATGAATGATGATTTCATCCCGTTAGAAGATCATTTCCGATGGTTTGAGACCGTGGAAAAAGATGCAAATAAACTAGTAAAACTGTGTTTGTATAAAGAAACCCCCATTGGTGTAGTGAACTTTTCACAAATCGATCCCAAGAACAAAACCTGCGAATGGGGATTTTATATTGGGGATAAGACCTGTCCCCGCTGGTCCGGGAAGGTCATGGGGATCTTAGCTTTGGATTTAATTTTTAAGGAGAGGCATATGAGGAAATGTTGTGCTCAAATACTAGACTTTAATAGCAAGAGCTTAGCCTATCATACAAAATTAGGTTTTGCTGAAGAGGGCAGGCTAATAAAGCAAATTCTACAAAACAATAAATATGCCGATGTGGTGTTCATGGGAATATTTAAGGAACAATGGGAGAAGCAAAGTGAATTTCTAAAAGAGGAGGTTGTAAAAGCAAATGAAGGAAATAACGATCGGTAA
- a CDS encoding AraC family transcriptional regulator, giving the protein MYEWNEMVQLMVDWVDSDLATVPSLLKMSEQLGYSPYYCTKQFHSLTGMTLRDYIWQRRISRAALELRDTDARILDIALKFGFSSQEAFSRAFVKAFKITPHAYRKAPRPIPLAIRPEVFSPYHYVIKERDKMRQVHLQEAEIKIECIPAHKFIGIWDAEVDNYGQFWKHGHDCDEVSGTLESMSHHTLPGQIGQTAGWFYQNGQKGYLYGIPVAADYNGEIPEGMEVRDIPESEYLVFFHPPFDYLQDNGEVMRTVEQVAWNYNPESMGYQWDEDTKQDYQRHYPEGYGYAVLRPVKKLE; this is encoded by the coding sequence ATGTACGAATGGAATGAGATGGTTCAACTCATGGTGGATTGGGTCGACAGCGATCTTGCCACAGTGCCATCGCTTCTGAAAATGTCGGAGCAGCTTGGCTACTCGCCATATTACTGCACGAAGCAGTTTCACTCGCTGACTGGAATGACCCTGCGGGATTACATCTGGCAGCGAAGAATCAGCCGCGCCGCTCTGGAGCTGCGGGATACGGATGCCCGGATTCTGGACATTGCCTTGAAGTTCGGCTTTTCGTCACAGGAAGCGTTCTCACGGGCGTTTGTGAAAGCTTTCAAGATTACACCGCATGCTTACCGGAAGGCACCCAGGCCCATTCCGCTCGCGATTCGCCCTGAAGTGTTCTCCCCTTATCACTACGTAATCAAGGAGCGGGATAAGATGAGACAGGTGCATTTGCAGGAAGCGGAAATCAAGATCGAGTGCATACCGGCCCATAAGTTCATTGGGATCTGGGATGCTGAGGTGGACAATTACGGCCAGTTCTGGAAACACGGTCATGATTGTGACGAGGTGTCGGGAACGCTGGAAAGTATGTCCCATCATACTCTGCCCGGACAGATTGGCCAAACGGCGGGCTGGTTCTACCAGAACGGGCAAAAAGGGTACCTGTACGGAATCCCTGTGGCGGCGGACTATAACGGGGAGATCCCGGAGGGAATGGAGGTCAGAGATATCCCTGAATCCGAGTATCTGGTCTTCTTCCACCCGCCGTTTGATTATCTGCAGGACAACGGTGAAGTGATGCGGACCGTAGAACAGGTGGCCTGGAATTATAATCCGGAAAGCATGGGCTATCAGTGGGATGAGGATACCAAGCAGGATTACCAGCGCCATTATCCGGAGGGTTACGGGTATGCGGTGCTGCGGCCGGTGAAGAAGCTGGAGTAG